One genomic segment of Candidatus Fukatsuia endosymbiont of Tuberolachnus salignus includes these proteins:
- a CDS encoding helix-turn-helix domain-containing protein: MNVVIKTAITLVGTQTRLAKACGVTQSAVQKWLYGKSKVAPKNVKPLVEATQGVIQAYQIRPDLPDLFPHPDEAA, encoded by the coding sequence ATGAACGTAGTAATTAAAACCGCAATTACCCTTGTAGGGACTCAAACGAGACTCGCTAAAGCCTGTGGTGTGACTCAATCTGCGGTACAGAAGTGGTTGTATGGTAAGTCAAAAGTGGCCCCTAAAAATGTTAAACCTTTGGTAGAGGCCACTCAGGGTGTCATTCAGGCTTACCAAATTCGCCCGGATTTGCCCGACCTTTTTCCACATCCAGACGAAGCGGCCTGA
- a CDS encoding XRE family transcriptional regulator produces the protein MTFAQRVKHAMNVEGLTQASLAVKAGLSQAAIQKITSGKSQRSRKLLDISRVLRVRPEWLGDGVEPMKDKWVQEGIRFERIHIDDPTSPVSENEYEFPLYGRMERLLIPRDKGREDMLKMIRLPMDIAVKTKTTLTNSVAILAPDSSMCPTIQEGAIVAVDESITEIKNGKIYAVSVGGLCMLRILYALPNNMVKMRGLNQNEYPDDTVLLSDVKILGKVFYTASIID, from the coding sequence ATGACGTTTGCACAACGAGTTAAACATGCGATGAATGTGGAAGGGTTAACCCAAGCCTCTCTCGCCGTGAAGGCGGGTCTTTCACAAGCCGCCATCCAAAAAATTACATCAGGAAAGAGCCAGCGCTCGAGAAAGCTGCTGGATATTTCGCGTGTGCTTAGAGTTCGCCCTGAATGGTTAGGCGACGGTGTGGAGCCTATGAAGGATAAATGGGTTCAAGAAGGAATAAGGTTTGAAAGGATACACATTGATGACCCAACGAGTCCAGTTAGCGAAAATGAGTATGAATTTCCTCTTTATGGTCGCATGGAGCGGCTGCTGATCCCCAGAGATAAGGGACGAGAGGATATGCTAAAAATGATTCGATTACCTATGGACATCGCTGTAAAAACTAAAACCACCCTGACTAATTCCGTCGCTATACTGGCACCTGATTCAAGTATGTGTCCTACCATTCAAGAAGGCGCAATTGTTGCTGTTGACGAGAGCATCACGGAGATCAAGAACGGCAAAATATATGCCGTATCTGTCGGTGGTCTCTGCATGTTGAGGATACTCTATGCTTTACCCAATAATATGGTGAAGATGCGCGGCCTAAATCAAAATGAATATCCAGATGATACGGTGTTGCTTAGTGACGTTAAAATCTTGGGAAAAGTTTTTTACACTGCCAGCATAATTGATTAA
- a CDS encoding RusA family crossover junction endodeoxyribonuclease, translating to MNEYRIVLPYPPTVNTYWRHARGRHYISKQGRQYRTEVIALIARKGLTLCLKSKLRVKVRVHVPYRRKRDLDNLLKAPLDALVHAGMIADDSVIDDLHIIRGEQVQGGRREIIITEQEAA from the coding sequence ATGAATGAATATCGAATAGTGCTGCCTTACCCGCCGACAGTGAATACCTATTGGCGACATGCCAGAGGCCGACATTACATCAGCAAACAGGGCAGGCAGTACCGTACCGAGGTTATTGCGTTAATTGCACGTAAGGGGCTTACCCTGTGCCTAAAAAGCAAACTTCGTGTCAAGGTACGAGTTCATGTCCCATACCGCAGGAAACGCGATTTAGATAATCTGCTAAAGGCACCGTTGGATGCCTTGGTACACGCGGGCATGATTGCCGATGACAGTGTGATTGATGACCTGCACATCATTCGGGGTGAACAGGTGCAAGGCGGCAGGAGGGAGATAATCATAACGGAACAGGAGGCAGCATGA
- a CDS encoding TcdA/TcdB catalytic glycosyltransferase domain-containing protein, whose amino-acid sequence MNKETLIREIQDTLSTDIMIFHRVSLLLNEYQEFAASGSDQELSVLARMQTELEQLLNHEDRLISPHQTTKIQTVLDKVLQQKHSLLTPIEKNIHFVWIGAIGSAQIAYMKAWACYNPDYEIQLWHDPNALLADVLRKKIKLYAGTLLGIGNNMGPDSTASTNIRAIIDLQNEFYKDYFLPGIGHKQTFDDCATRFLLAKGWNTLEELNQIKSAHAHSFNTAITELQTAQRTGTKAQSKKPIRLCEINATLFQNATGKDYYQYYLKELGLRQNLASASDKARYMILYKKGGVYLDADLLPHPHSAVWQKIEIELLSNLNKRKIINAAYLQSDSSYMTGVFWMHLVDVLRSIFTGRSIAFDTNVYRRRAYVEIVLMNSLLRACNGDGQPPKPDYHQLAHDISQGNPDPFFDAVQPLFAEIDQIIATLPKEILMDPLGELRMLQDGLGYMEHPYVEGRITNSYLFAPKDSSAMLQMLDLVFQRDVKIAENHLDRLDVSNPPTPTRRHSTLDVNLMMYRYDGWIAGSVATVYSSGPKIITDWLANYVASHPRLAAHFEVFKQQFFIFSNISRDTEEDMKSTWIGSAMMTRDSYYEKPSSYQSQLVLQFDSDPATEAAARWLYNKRKENSLWVKIILSGGRERIRIHGDIPANFKFYDDGADEKARILLVGRGENRQLSGFNGKEIAKKILRVLSSQEVKSHIDPRFSPSDQSADVISRISVVSSGIQGCLLRSAT is encoded by the coding sequence ATGAACAAAGAAACATTAATACGTGAAATACAGGACACACTGAGTACAGACATAATGATTTTTCATCGAGTCTCTCTCTTGCTGAATGAATACCAGGAATTTGCTGCTTCTGGCAGTGATCAAGAACTCAGCGTGTTGGCACGTATGCAAACGGAGCTTGAACAACTGTTAAACCATGAAGATCGCTTGATCAGTCCACACCAGACGACAAAAATTCAAACTGTTTTGGACAAAGTACTACAACAAAAGCACAGCTTATTAACACCGATAGAGAAAAATATCCATTTTGTCTGGATCGGTGCAATAGGTTCTGCGCAAATTGCTTATATGAAAGCCTGGGCGTGTTACAACCCGGATTATGAGATTCAGTTGTGGCACGATCCTAATGCGTTACTTGCCGATGTTTTGCGCAAAAAAATCAAGCTGTACGCGGGTACACTACTGGGCATCGGCAACAATATGGGGCCAGACAGTACGGCATCAACGAATATTAGAGCCATCATCGATTTACAAAACGAATTTTACAAAGATTATTTCCTTCCTGGGATCGGCCACAAACAAACTTTTGATGACTGCGCCACCCGATTCCTGTTAGCAAAAGGATGGAATACCCTGGAGGAACTAAACCAAATAAAATCGGCACATGCGCACTCTTTCAATACAGCCATCACTGAGCTTCAGACTGCCCAGAGAACAGGGACAAAAGCTCAGTCGAAAAAACCTATCCGTTTGTGCGAGATAAACGCTACCCTGTTTCAGAACGCGACCGGAAAAGATTATTATCAATATTACCTTAAGGAACTGGGTTTGCGCCAAAATCTGGCCTCAGCTTCTGACAAGGCTCGTTACATGATCCTTTATAAAAAGGGGGGTGTTTATCTTGATGCCGACCTGTTGCCACATCCTCACAGTGCAGTTTGGCAGAAGATAGAAATAGAGTTACTGAGCAATCTCAACAAAAGAAAAATCATCAACGCGGCTTATTTACAAAGTGACTCCTCTTACATGACCGGGGTATTCTGGATGCATTTAGTCGATGTGCTAAGATCCATTTTTACGGGTAGATCTATCGCCTTTGATACCAACGTTTATCGTCGACGTGCGTATGTAGAAATAGTTTTGATGAACAGCCTGTTACGTGCCTGTAATGGCGACGGTCAACCGCCGAAACCTGATTATCACCAGCTTGCCCACGATATCAGTCAAGGCAATCCAGATCCCTTTTTCGATGCGGTCCAGCCGCTGTTTGCTGAGATTGATCAGATCATTGCGACCCTGCCTAAAGAGATATTAATGGATCCCTTAGGTGAGCTGCGCATGCTGCAAGATGGGCTAGGCTACATGGAGCATCCTTATGTGGAAGGACGGATCACCAACTCTTATCTGTTTGCCCCTAAAGACAGTTCTGCCATGTTGCAAATGCTGGATTTGGTTTTTCAAAGGGATGTAAAAATAGCAGAAAATCATTTGGATAGGCTTGATGTTTCCAATCCACCCACACCCACTCGCAGACACTCAACGTTAGACGTTAATTTAATGATGTACCGCTATGATGGCTGGATAGCAGGCTCTGTCGCTACCGTCTATAGTTCAGGACCGAAGATCATAACGGACTGGCTCGCCAATTATGTCGCCAGTCATCCCAGGTTAGCTGCGCATTTTGAGGTGTTTAAGCAGCAATTCTTTATTTTTTCAAACATCAGTAGAGACACCGAAGAGGACATGAAATCCACCTGGATCGGATCGGCCATGATGACCCGGGATAGCTACTACGAAAAACCTTCCAGTTACCAAAGTCAGTTAGTTCTGCAATTTGACAGTGACCCTGCAACGGAAGCCGCAGCACGTTGGCTGTATAACAAAAGGAAAGAAAACAGCCTGTGGGTGAAAATCATTCTCTCAGGGGGAAGAGAGCGCATCAGGATCCATGGCGATATTCCAGCGAATTTTAAATTTTACGATGATGGCGCAGACGAAAAAGCCCGTATCCTGCTGGTGGGGCGTGGTGAAAATAGGCAATTAAGCGGCTTCAACGGCAAAGAAATCGCAAAAAAAATCTTAAGGGTGTTGAGCAGTCAAGAGGTAAAAAGCCACATCGATCCACGTTTTTCACCAAGCGATCAATCCGCTGATGTCATCTCTCGTATTAGCGTGGTCTCCAGTGGTATTCAAGGCTGCCTCCTAAGGTCGGCGACGTGA
- a CDS encoding antiterminator Q family protein, translated as MNVTQLRLNNEQYHWVNSWLERWGAWVYSGRLEKPQSSLIAHCMATKKQQENPTRPMCNDDDGLLISRVVDTVIPVDNQAFGILLSYYVQRLSRYSIAVYSQKAAIPRNISTRGGNRFKTPSLATCRREIDQILEESLYLLHPSIEQAFKSRKRVDKIKKVA; from the coding sequence ATGAACGTCACACAACTTAGGCTCAATAATGAGCAGTATCACTGGGTTAACAGCTGGCTGGAACGCTGGGGAGCCTGGGTATACAGCGGTCGATTGGAGAAGCCACAGAGTAGCCTCATCGCCCACTGTATGGCGACAAAAAAGCAGCAAGAAAATCCTACCAGGCCAATGTGTAATGATGATGACGGGTTGTTGATTTCTCGGGTGGTGGATACGGTGATACCGGTGGATAACCAGGCTTTTGGCATCCTGCTCAGTTACTACGTACAACGCCTTTCCCGTTATTCGATAGCGGTTTATAGCCAGAAAGCCGCTATACCGCGCAATATCAGCACACGAGGGGGCAACCGATTTAAAACCCCCTCACTGGCTACCTGCCGTAGGGAAATTGATCAAATACTCGAAGAAAGTCTGTATCTACTCCATCCTTCCATCGAACAGGCATTTAAAAGTCGTAAACGTGTCGATAAAATTAAAAAAGTGGCGTAA
- a CDS encoding helix-turn-helix domain-containing protein: MKNPGQRIKNRRLELKITQKELASRVGVAHVTISQWERNDTSPRGDRLLSLSEALHCEASWVLRGDVVPNTPLSATSSARDLLTPKENVLLDLFSGLPASEQEQLIAMLKEKKRHYTQLLTELLHVRDKKKA; the protein is encoded by the coding sequence ATGAAAAATCCAGGTCAAAGAATTAAAAATAGGCGCTTAGAGCTAAAAATCACGCAAAAAGAGCTAGCCAGTAGGGTGGGGGTGGCGCATGTGACGATCTCGCAATGGGAACGTAACGATACATCACCGCGTGGTGACCGCTTGCTTTCTCTCTCGGAGGCGCTCCATTGTGAGGCTTCGTGGGTATTACGTGGGGATGTGGTGCCTAATACACCGTTAAGTGCAACATCTTCGGCAAGAGATTTGCTGACACCAAAAGAAAACGTATTGCTTGATTTATTTTCTGGCCTTCCGGCAAGCGAACAAGAGCAATTGATTGCAATGCTTAAAGAGAAAAAACGCCATTATACTCAACTTTTAACGGAGTTGTTACATGTTAGAGATAAAAAAAAGGCGTAG
- a CDS encoding YmfL family putative regulatory protein, with translation MDKRALINRMCERVTGGRAVATAYLGMSESKFNNHLYENKGARFFSVDELVALQTLSESTWVAEYFAARSNAIVVPAPSAEVDTVELHHMSLNTAVKRSAVDQLILDAIREHGEINEQAQQKILDAHRKHIATRDGEVRATLQVYGK, from the coding sequence ATGGACAAACGCGCATTAATTAACCGGATGTGTGAGCGAGTGACAGGCGGACGCGCCGTTGCTACGGCGTATTTAGGGATGTCTGAATCTAAATTTAACAATCACTTGTATGAGAACAAAGGTGCTCGATTTTTCAGCGTCGATGAATTGGTAGCACTGCAAACACTGAGTGAGTCAACCTGGGTTGCGGAATATTTTGCTGCACGATCGAATGCCATCGTCGTACCTGCACCTTCTGCGGAGGTGGACACCGTGGAACTGCACCACATGAGCCTGAACACAGCAGTCAAACGCAGTGCTGTCGACCAGTTAATTCTTGATGCGATTAGGGAGCACGGGGAGATTAATGAACAAGCCCAACAAAAGATTCTGGATGCCCACCGTAAACACATCGCAACACGAGACGGTGAAGTTCGTGCCACGCTGCAGGTTTACGGTAAGTAA
- a CDS encoding transposase — MACYKKQGKPVVYLDESGFAHDMPRTHGYAAQGQRCWGTQDWQPKGRTNVIGALLGTVLMAVGLFFCSINSDVFYAWVTQRLLPTLPPHCVIVMDNTSFHKRLDIQQAISKTGHRIEYLTPYSPALNPIEHKWAQAKSKRRDLNCSLDALFSQYSA; from the coding sequence ATAGCCTGCTATAAAAAGCAGGGAAAACCGGTCGTTTATCTGGATGAAAGCGGTTTCGCACACGATATGCCACGAACCCACGGTTATGCTGCACAAGGTCAACGCTGTTGGGGTACCCAGGATTGGCAGCCTAAGGGCCGAACAAATGTCATTGGCGCGTTACTGGGAACCGTCCTGATGGCGGTCGGATTATTTTTTTGTTCCATTAACAGTGATGTTTTTTACGCTTGGGTTACCCAGCGCCTTTTGCCTACTCTTCCTCCTCATTGTGTCATCGTGATGGATAACACCAGTTTCCACAAACGTCTCGACATTCAGCAGGCTATTAGTAAAACCGGGCATCGGATTGAATATCTCACTCCCTACTCACCTGCTCTCAATCCCATTGAACATAAATGGGCACAAGCCAAAAGCAAAAGAAGGGACTTAAATTGCAGCCTTGACGCCTTATTCTCTCAATATAGTGCATAA
- a CDS encoding phage antirepressor KilAC domain-containing protein, whose amino-acid sequence MNPLSNAVNPSMGSREIAGLVESRHDNVKRAIERLVEKGIIRLPPMEEVKNQSDQYVFEYRVGKRDSYVVVAQLSPEFTARVVDRWQQLEEKAAYSFLPVDYLSALKTLTQEVERRQRLENPLARAAPKIDFADRVSEASGILVGNFAKLMGLRPNKLFVWLRKNHVLMGIPSRRNVPRQEYLERDYFTFRETPIETEHGMKITFTPLLTGKGQAWLTKKLCEAGLLKTITNAA is encoded by the coding sequence GTGAACCCATTATCAAACGCAGTCAACCCCAGCATGGGGAGTCGAGAGATAGCCGGTTTAGTGGAGTCTCGTCACGACAATGTGAAAAGAGCCATTGAGCGCTTGGTTGAAAAGGGGATTATCAGACTTCCTCCAATGGAGGAGGTTAAAAATCAATCAGACCAATACGTTTTTGAATACAGGGTAGGTAAACGTGATAGCTATGTGGTGGTCGCCCAACTCTCCCCTGAATTTACCGCCCGCGTAGTCGATCGTTGGCAGCAACTGGAAGAGAAAGCGGCCTACTCGTTTTTACCGGTCGATTATTTATCAGCCTTGAAAACATTAACGCAAGAGGTTGAGCGACGCCAACGGCTAGAAAACCCGTTAGCACGGGCTGCCCCTAAGATAGATTTCGCCGACCGTGTGAGCGAAGCCAGTGGCATTCTGGTGGGCAATTTTGCCAAGCTGATGGGCCTTCGTCCCAACAAATTGTTTGTTTGGTTACGCAAAAATCACGTGCTAATGGGTATTCCTTCTCGCAGAAATGTGCCTCGACAGGAGTACCTGGAGCGGGACTATTTCACCTTCAGAGAAACGCCCATCGAGACGGAGCACGGGATGAAAATCACCTTCACCCCGCTACTGACCGGCAAGGGCCAAGCGTGGCTAACAAAAAAGCTATGTGAAGCAGGCTTATTGAAAACGATCACAAACGCGGCATAG
- a CDS encoding ATP-binding protein, translated as MGTATLILGESGTGKSASLRNLNPKACLLIQPINKPLPFRSSGWLPWDKKNPDTALYVVDIWHTIMTAIGKAHAYGKKIVIIDDFQYVMAHEFMRRADEKSYDKFTEIGGHAWNIIYSAIHNTPPELRIYFLSHTEETASGKTKIKTIGKMLDEKITLEGMFTLVLRTCVKDGRYVFTTQNDGADTVKSPMGMFDSHEIDNDLAGVDATVCHYYHLDTGHNTEGHAA; from the coding sequence ATGGGTACTGCCACATTAATACTGGGGGAATCGGGTACCGGCAAATCCGCCAGTTTGCGCAACCTCAATCCCAAAGCATGCTTACTTATTCAACCCATTAATAAACCCCTGCCTTTTCGTTCTTCAGGGTGGCTGCCCTGGGATAAAAAAAATCCCGACACCGCGCTCTATGTCGTCGACATTTGGCACACCATTATGACCGCGATTGGGAAGGCGCACGCTTACGGCAAAAAAATCGTGATTATCGATGACTTTCAATATGTCATGGCACATGAATTTATGCGCCGGGCGGATGAGAAGTCCTATGATAAGTTTACCGAAATTGGCGGACACGCCTGGAATATTATCTACAGTGCGATCCACAATACCCCGCCTGAGCTGCGTATTTACTTTTTATCGCACACCGAAGAAACCGCATCAGGCAAAACCAAGATTAAAACCATTGGCAAAATGCTGGATGAAAAAATCACCCTAGAAGGCATGTTTACCCTGGTGTTACGGACCTGCGTGAAAGACGGCAGGTACGTGTTTACCACACAAAATGACGGCGCAGACACGGTTAAATCCCCGATGGGGATGTTCGACAGTCATGAAATTGATAACGACCTCGCCGGGGTGGATGCCACAGTTTGCCACTATTACCACCTTGATACGGGTCACAACACAGAAGGACATGCAGCATGA
- a CDS encoding ATP-binding protein yields MAPPSNGFLATASPKKTTAPRYFRRGWKGNVMNVIEKIENSRQQQDLTFLEDRLKSARAPLKEIAGVRVDVAEVLCPQHGAFEQRCRTLQGFANVQQKTDCPACLHEKITVLKKNIASDQQRNQAQLIKNLLSQTGIPARFTTASFESYQPINAESLRCQKVCQAYAQKWHERLAQGGGLVMCGKPGTGKNHLAVAIAKHIITTHHASVVLTSALRITREVKSTWAKDATQTESEVIKHYTGVDMLIIDEIGVQFGSEAEKLILFEIINTRYENMKPTLLLSNLPKEDLTTYLGERVLDRMNEGGGCTLAFTWESYRVRTA; encoded by the coding sequence ATGGCACCACCTTCAAACGGGTTTCTGGCGACCGCTTCGCCAAAAAAGACTACGGCACCACGGTATTTCCGGCGTGGATGGAAGGGTAATGTGATGAATGTCATTGAAAAAATAGAAAATTCGCGTCAGCAGCAAGACCTCACTTTTCTTGAAGACCGGTTGAAAAGTGCCCGTGCCCCGCTGAAGGAAATAGCAGGGGTTCGGGTTGATGTAGCAGAGGTCCTCTGCCCACAACACGGGGCTTTTGAACAACGCTGTCGAACCCTGCAGGGCTTTGCCAACGTGCAACAGAAAACGGACTGTCCGGCGTGTTTACACGAAAAAATCACCGTATTGAAAAAGAATATCGCCTCAGACCAGCAGCGAAATCAGGCCCAATTGATTAAAAATTTGCTGAGCCAGACGGGTATCCCTGCGCGCTTTACCACTGCCAGTTTTGAGTCTTATCAGCCGATTAATGCTGAATCCTTGCGTTGCCAGAAGGTATGCCAGGCCTATGCACAAAAATGGCATGAGCGTTTAGCGCAAGGCGGTGGGTTGGTGATGTGCGGCAAACCCGGGACAGGAAAAAATCATCTGGCGGTTGCGATTGCTAAACACATCATTACGACACACCACGCCTCGGTTGTTCTGACATCCGCGCTACGTATTACTCGAGAGGTCAAGAGCACCTGGGCGAAAGACGCCACCCAAACCGAATCCGAGGTGATTAAGCACTACACCGGTGTCGACATGTTGATTATCGATGAAATCGGTGTGCAGTTTGGCAGTGAGGCCGAAAAGCTGATTTTATTTGAAATCATCAACACCCGCTATGAAAACATGAAACCGACGCTGCTGCTGAGCAATTTGCCGAAAGAAGACTTAACGACTTACCTCGGTGAGCGAGTACTGGACAGAATGAACGAAGGTGGCGGTTGTACTTTGGCGTTTACCTGGGAGAGCTATCGGGTCAGGACGGCATAA
- a CDS encoding helix-turn-helix domain-containing protein, producing MSVKLSSYVWDGCAASGMKIAKVAIMARLADFANDQGICWPSVATIARQIGAGESTVRTALGELERTGWIMKKNRRVGNRNASNVYRINVEKLREAAQVSDTAKRDISKCNISEFDTPKPDTAKCDISEFDTSELSKINGFHPPKSGGDPSVTSKQDPSDKKTVSQSPATDDRQQPDGSKIDYLTVLEAYHRILPEMPQVLDMTIERKIKLHQLWKKFDFNQDKWLNYLYYIAKKCRWMLQERPNTVTGTTWRRKNFDYLITEKCYLTVREGRANDLPNVAKVDIASRDDAFTRLVAQRREPRNAVEKLALAAANRIGLGRMNEVTGRITWKSIWVQAQLQVSEYPQNDHIKTSCG from the coding sequence ATGAGCGTAAAGTTATCGAGCTATGTGTGGGATGGCTGTGCGGCAAGCGGTATGAAAATAGCTAAAGTGGCAATTATGGCTCGCTTGGCTGATTTTGCTAACGATCAGGGGATCTGTTGGCCCTCAGTGGCGACCATTGCCCGTCAAATTGGTGCCGGTGAAAGTACTGTCCGTACGGCCCTGGGTGAATTAGAGCGTACCGGTTGGATTATGAAAAAAAATCGGCGGGTGGGTAATCGTAATGCCAGCAATGTTTATCGGATTAATGTTGAAAAACTCCGCGAGGCGGCGCAAGTATCAGATACCGCAAAACGTGATATTTCAAAATGTAATATTTCCGAGTTTGATACTCCAAAACCTGATACCGCAAAATGTGATATATCAGAATTTGATACCTCGGAACTCAGCAAAATTAATGGGTTTCACCCGCCAAAATCTGGGGGCGATCCGTCAGTAACTTCAAAACAGGATCCATCAGACAAAAAGACTGTTAGTCAATCCCCTGCGACAGACGATCGGCAGCAGCCCGATGGGTCAAAAATTGATTACCTCACCGTACTGGAGGCGTATCACCGTATTCTGCCGGAAATGCCACAGGTACTGGATATGACGATCGAGCGCAAAATCAAACTGCATCAACTATGGAAAAAATTCGACTTCAACCAGGATAAATGGCTTAACTATCTGTATTACATTGCTAAAAAGTGTCGTTGGATGTTACAGGAACGCCCTAATACAGTCACGGGAACAACCTGGCGGCGCAAAAATTTCGATTATCTGATCACCGAAAAATGCTATCTGACCGTCAGAGAAGGGCGGGCAAATGATTTACCGAACGTCGCCAAAGTGGATATTGCGAGCCGTGATGATGCTTTTACCCGACTGGTCGCGCAACGCAGAGAACCACGAAACGCAGTGGAAAAATTAGCGCTTGCCGCCGCTAACAGGATTGGGTTAGGCAGGATGAACGAAGTGACAGGACGGATAACCTGGAAAAGTATTTGGGTGCAAGCACAGCTACAGGTGAGTGAGTACCCACAAAATGATCACATAAAAACATCTTGTGGGTGA
- a CDS encoding DUF669 domain-containing protein has product MNEVIFTYHQEAALAAGQSGFISESGAYIVTLTEAKYMTSPSGAKSIEFSVETEDGRKAHYLNLYYEKKDSTPNPYGVNLINAMMGCTGIKQLTRVVKDINAPLAPELIGKKIGLVLQKTLKTKSDGKDTYSLDIQLPFFAQTRQTLQEKMAGKPATTLNKIVANLKDKDERQPRANLSPSSPGKPLYMPSSLPQSNLTPSTDFNDDGDDIPF; this is encoded by the coding sequence ATGAATGAGGTCATCTTTACGTATCATCAAGAAGCGGCGCTCGCCGCCGGCCAAAGCGGGTTTATCAGTGAGTCAGGCGCGTATATTGTCACTCTCACTGAAGCGAAATACATGACCAGTCCCAGTGGGGCCAAATCGATTGAATTTTCTGTCGAAACGGAGGATGGACGCAAAGCCCACTACCTGAACCTGTATTATGAAAAGAAAGACAGCACGCCCAACCCCTACGGCGTCAACCTGATCAACGCCATGATGGGCTGTACCGGCATTAAGCAACTCACCCGTGTCGTGAAAGACATCAACGCCCCTCTGGCTCCCGAATTAATCGGTAAGAAAATTGGACTTGTGTTGCAAAAAACACTGAAGACCAAAAGCGATGGCAAGGACACCTACAGCTTGGATATCCAGTTGCCTTTTTTCGCCCAAACCCGTCAGACATTACAAGAGAAAATGGCAGGCAAACCCGCCACCACCCTGAATAAAATCGTGGCTAACCTGAAGGATAAAGATGAACGCCAACCGAGGGCAAATCTGTCTCCGTCGTCACCCGGTAAGCCGTTATACATGCCCTCTTCACTGCCACAAAGCAACCTGACGCCGTCTACCGATTTTAATGACGACGGGGATGACATCCCGTTTTGA
- a CDS encoding helix-turn-helix domain-containing protein, whose protein sequence is MSMKLMTHAMSIKVGNPLRKLILLKLADNANDQGECWPSVPYIAHQCEMTDRSVQKHLHQLAVDGLLWIEYRKNEQGVNKSNVYHLTLNNAPKVKGENKSPGEDTGSPPGESRTLGGVSGTRGSASGTPGRGESGTPRISHSFEPVIEPVIEPNTPTASKICAIKVDECPAKREDPIPHPDCFPAQRNSPHVDTQTSLASRYAFEGKIIRLTPQDFDSWQTLFPHLDLVYELTRLDLEFRHDTPKSWFCTASQKLNYQNKRAVDGTTFKRVSGDRFAKKDYGTTVFPAWMEG, encoded by the coding sequence ATGAGTATGAAATTAATGACACACGCCATGAGTATCAAAGTGGGGAATCCGCTGAGAAAACTGATTTTACTCAAATTGGCTGATAATGCCAACGACCAAGGCGAATGCTGGCCGTCAGTGCCCTATATCGCTCATCAGTGTGAAATGACAGATCGCTCGGTACAAAAACATCTTCACCAGTTGGCAGTAGACGGCTTGCTGTGGATTGAATATCGTAAAAATGAGCAGGGCGTGAATAAATCGAATGTTTATCATTTGACGTTAAACAATGCCCCAAAAGTGAAGGGTGAAAATAAGTCACCCGGGGAGGATACAGGTTCACCTCCTGGTGAATCAAGAACGCTGGGTGGAGTATCTGGCACACGGGGTAGCGCATCTGGAACACCAGGAAGGGGTGAATCAGGAACACCCAGAATCAGTCATTCTTTTGAACCAGTCATAGAACCTGTCATAGAACCTAACACCCCAACTGCGAGCAAAATTTGTGCAATCAAAGTCGATGAGTGTCCTGCCAAGCGAGAAGACCCCATCCCCCACCCTGACTGTTTTCCTGCTCAGCGTAATTCCCCTCACGTTGACACTCAGACCAGCCTAGCGAGCCGTTACGCCTTCGAAGGGAAGATAATCCGCCTGACCCCGCAAGATTTCGACAGCTGGCAAACGCTATTCCCGCATTTGGACTTGGTCTACGAGCTGACACGATTGGATTTAGAGTTTCGTCACGACACGCCTAAAAGCTGGTTTTGCACCGCCAGTCAGAAACTGAATTACCAGAACAAACGGGCAGTGGATGGCACCACCTTCAAACGGGTTTCTGGCGACCGCTTCGCCAAAAAAGACTACGGCACCACGGTATTTCCGGCGTGGATGGAAGGGTAA